The DNA region TCTCTTATTTATTGTATGTTGTTGACTTAACGACATAACCGAATTATAATTTTTCAAGTATTTTTAGCGCTCATTCAATCTTGAAGGGGCTCTTGATAAATGTAATACGGGGAACTATTCAGTAATGGTCAATCAGCTTGGAGCGTTCATCAACCAGGTAGAAGCGTTTCGCGGTAAGAAATTAACCGTTGCTCAAGCCGATGAGCTAATTTCGGACGCCCAGAATATCATCCAGATTATTCATGAAATTCAAGGGGCAGCGAAACCCGTTTTGTCATCTGAAACAGTGATTGAGCTTCCCAAAGATTTCGGTTTATCCCAGAACTCTCCCAACCCCTTCAACCCCACAACCACCATCCAGTACGCCATTCCTGCCGGGAAAGGTGGATTGGTGCGATTGACTATTTATGATTCCCGGGGCAGCCTGGTGCGGACTCTGGTGGATGGTGAGCAAAATTCCGGTATGCATTCAGCAACCTGGAAT from Candidatus Latescibacter sp. includes:
- a CDS encoding FlgD immunoglobulin-like domain containing protein; its protein translation is MVNQLGAFINQVEAFRGKKLTVAQADELISDAQNIIQIIHEIQGAAKPVLSSETVIELPKDFGLSQNSPNPFNPTTTIQYAIPAGKGGLVRLTIYDSRGSLVRTLVDGEQNSGMHSATWNATDDAGRRISSGIYIYQLEVGSFTQTRKMLLMR